A part of Prolixibacteraceae bacterium genomic DNA contains:
- a CDS encoding sulfatase, whose product MFRIDKAVTVGLSLISLVSCRGEVKKKSEVEKPNILYIMCDDHTANAISAYKGRYADVFQTPNIDRIAKDGVLFTNCNVTNSICTPSRATIMTGKYGHKTGVYTLWDDLDVKEKTFPVLLQKAGYETAIIGKWHLHTQPQGFDYYSVLPGQGKYFDPNFQDSNHEWEPGKKVKGVKYKGYATDVITDQCLSWLKQRDSDKPFFLMCHHKAPHGLWEYHPKYEHLLDGVDIPEPSSLFDPKDSRSKGSRAYGRNMDELSGRMNKGMRKKEYPTGRLNTEGMNYEQRVKSAYQKYLKDYLRTVASIDENVGRLLDYLETSGLAKSTVVVYTSDQGMFLGEHNYYDKRWMYDESLRMPLIVKYPQKGQKDVRNGDMITNLDFPETILDIAGIAIPSDMQGRSFKENLKGNTPKDWRHSMYYHYWMQIKGSNVPAHYGIKTDRYKLIYFYGRGLGLDGCTKGWDTPEGWELYDLKNDPMEMHNIYDDAKSASLVKQLKSELLTLKERYGDDDKNYPELYLLSKDEF is encoded by the coding sequence ATGTTTCGTATTGATAAAGCTGTAACTGTAGGATTGTCGTTAATCTCTTTGGTGTCGTGTCGAGGAGAGGTGAAAAAGAAGAGTGAGGTGGAGAAGCCGAATATTCTGTATATTATGTGTGATGACCACACTGCAAATGCAATTAGTGCTTATAAGGGGCGGTATGCGGATGTTTTTCAGACTCCCAATATTGATCGTATTGCGAAAGATGGGGTGTTGTTTACGAATTGTAATGTGACCAACTCTATCTGTACTCCGAGTAGGGCTACTATCATGACAGGTAAATATGGTCATAAGACAGGAGTGTATACGTTATGGGATGATTTAGATGTGAAGGAGAAGACTTTCCCTGTGTTGTTGCAGAAAGCGGGGTATGAAACTGCTATTATTGGAAAGTGGCATCTACACACCCAACCTCAAGGTTTTGATTATTATAGTGTTCTTCCAGGTCAGGGTAAGTATTTTGATCCAAATTTTCAGGATTCGAATCACGAATGGGAGCCAGGTAAGAAGGTTAAAGGTGTAAAATATAAGGGGTATGCTACGGATGTGATTACGGATCAGTGTTTGTCATGGTTAAAGCAAAGGGATAGTGATAAGCCTTTCTTTTTGATGTGTCATCATAAGGCACCCCATGGTTTGTGGGAGTATCATCCTAAGTATGAGCATTTGTTGGATGGAGTTGATATTCCAGAGCCGTCATCATTGTTTGATCCAAAGGATTCGAGGTCGAAAGGATCGAGAGCTTATGGTCGCAATATGGATGAACTTTCGGGTCGTATGAACAAAGGGATGCGTAAGAAAGAGTATCCAACAGGGCGATTGAATACGGAAGGGATGAATTATGAACAACGTGTCAAGTCGGCTTATCAGAAGTATTTGAAGGATTATCTTCGAACGGTGGCATCTATTGATGAGAATGTGGGTCGTTTGTTAGATTATTTAGAGACGAGCGGATTGGCAAAGAGCACGGTGGTGGTATATACTTCGGATCAAGGAATGTTTTTAGGAGAGCATAACTATTACGATAAGCGTTGGATGTATGATGAGTCGTTAAGGATGCCTTTGATTGTTAAGTATCCACAGAAGGGACAGAAGGATGTAAGAAATGGGGATATGATTACCAATTTAGATTTTCCTGAAACCATCTTGGATATTGCTGGGATTGCTATACCAAGCGATATGCAAGGGCGAAGTTTTAAGGAGAACCTAAAAGGGAATACGCCGAAAGATTGGAGACATTCGATGTATTACCACTATTGGATGCAGATAAAGGGTTCGAATGTGCCAGCTCATTATGGTATTAAGACGGATCGATATAAGTTGATCTATTTTTATGGTCGTGGATTGGGATTGGATGGCTGTACTAAGGGTTGGGATACACCTGAAGGATGGGAGTTGTATGATCTAAAGAACGATCCGATGGAGATGCACAATATTTATGATGATGCCAAGAGTGCTTCGCTGGTAAAGCAGCTGAAGTCAGAGCTTTTGACATTGAAAGAGAGATATGGTGATGATGATAAAAATTATCCTGAATTGTATTTACTAAGTAAAGATGAGTTCTAG